A genome region from Chryseobacterium indicum includes the following:
- a CDS encoding 4-alpha-glucanotransferase encodes MKLYFNVGYSTKVGENLRLMIKDEGSVHQTHAMFYGENGLWKCEVDYFSKTISYHYQLVDERGNILREEFVPHHLTFPHNYKEFVIFDEWNNKNFPENYLNNKILYNKLNTFKPEKVSVLKKHTHVFRIEAPIYNPDWKIVVFGSTASLGNWSYEKVIHLSQTDFGIWETSLEIPENEVIQYKYCLYDAAKDKVIDVETGENRFALPNHSKDVLQIVSDHYFKFKLYQMYHDAGVAVPVFSLRTEDGFGVGEFSDMKKLADWAKETNLGIIQILPINDTTANYSWTDSYPYAAVSVYALHPQYISLENLDFALPKDLMEDYQAEKSELNSLELIDYEKMISGKWKYLTAVFNEDKEKIYKDRNFRKFIKDNESWLLPYAAFCVLRDKYKTPNFNEWKTHKKYIAGKVSVFFSAKSKDYDASMLHAWVQYQLHKQLKDAIDYTHNLGISVKGDLPIGIYRHSVEAWTEPELFGMDFQAGAPPDQFTELGQNWEFPTYNWEAMKADDYKWWKNRFKALEQYFDAMRIDHILGFFRIWRMPVSATQGILGYFYPAVPITLEEFSARHIPFNFDRYCKPFINDQILWKYLGENSGKALEFVNNNQNGTYSFKEEFNTQRKLADFFKKNPRGPIEDQLISLCANVLFLIEERNGQVVYHPRFNVYNTESYKYLSDWEKKSIYDLYHDYFFKRQDHLWYEKAMEKLPMILNATEMLICGEDLGLVPDCVPVVMDELAIIALKVQRMPSDNIPFYNPKDAGYLNVVTASSHDSSTLRQWWKEDPALTQKYFNQQLTQYGKAPEELDPHLAEIIMKQHLYNDSMLAIFPIQEFLATDKNLSNPKMDNERINNPAVFPHYWRYRMHLNLEDLKEQKDFNQKIAYWIKDSGRI; translated from the coding sequence ATGAAGCTATACTTTAATGTAGGTTACAGTACAAAAGTTGGAGAAAATCTTCGGTTGATGATCAAAGACGAAGGCTCTGTACATCAGACTCATGCTATGTTTTACGGAGAAAACGGATTGTGGAAGTGTGAGGTGGATTACTTCTCCAAAACCATATCATACCACTATCAGCTTGTTGATGAAAGAGGAAATATTCTTCGCGAGGAATTTGTTCCGCATCATCTTACTTTTCCGCACAATTACAAGGAATTTGTAATTTTTGATGAATGGAATAATAAAAATTTCCCTGAAAATTATCTCAATAATAAAATTCTCTACAACAAACTGAACACCTTCAAGCCGGAAAAAGTTTCTGTGCTGAAGAAGCATACGCATGTATTCAGAATAGAGGCTCCGATTTATAATCCGGACTGGAAGATTGTTGTATTCGGAAGTACGGCTTCATTAGGGAACTGGAGTTACGAAAAAGTGATTCATTTGTCTCAGACTGATTTCGGCATTTGGGAAACTTCTCTGGAAATTCCCGAAAACGAAGTTATTCAATATAAATATTGTCTTTACGATGCAGCTAAAGATAAAGTAATCGATGTGGAAACCGGCGAAAACAGATTTGCATTACCAAATCATTCGAAAGATGTTTTGCAGATTGTTTCGGATCATTACTTTAAGTTTAAACTGTATCAGATGTATCACGATGCAGGAGTTGCGGTTCCTGTTTTCTCTCTGAGAACGGAAGACGGTTTCGGTGTTGGTGAATTTTCTGACATGAAAAAACTGGCAGACTGGGCAAAGGAAACCAATCTTGGAATTATCCAGATTCTGCCGATTAACGATACAACGGCAAATTATTCATGGACAGATTCTTATCCTTATGCTGCAGTTTCTGTGTACGCGCTTCATCCGCAGTATATTTCCCTTGAGAATCTCGATTTTGCGTTACCGAAAGATTTAATGGAAGATTATCAGGCTGAAAAGTCAGAACTAAATTCATTAGAATTAATCGATTACGAAAAGATGATTTCCGGGAAATGGAAATATCTGACCGCCGTTTTCAATGAAGATAAAGAAAAGATCTACAAAGACAGAAACTTCAGGAAATTCATCAAAGATAATGAGAGCTGGCTTCTTCCTTATGCAGCATTCTGTGTACTGAGGGATAAATATAAGACTCCGAATTTCAACGAATGGAAAACGCATAAAAAATACATTGCAGGAAAGGTTTCTGTATTTTTTTCAGCAAAAAGTAAAGATTATGATGCTTCTATGCTTCATGCATGGGTTCAGTATCAGCTTCATAAGCAATTAAAGGATGCGATTGATTATACGCATAACCTTGGAATTTCCGTGAAAGGAGATCTTCCGATCGGAATCTACAGACATTCTGTGGAAGCTTGGACGGAACCTGAACTTTTCGGAATGGATTTTCAGGCTGGAGCACCGCCGGATCAGTTCACAGAATTGGGGCAGAACTGGGAATTCCCTACCTACAATTGGGAAGCCATGAAAGCTGATGATTACAAGTGGTGGAAAAACAGGTTCAAAGCATTGGAACAGTATTTTGATGCGATGAGAATCGATCATATTTTAGGGTTTTTCAGAATCTGGAGAATGCCGGTTTCTGCAACTCAGGGAATTTTAGGATATTTTTATCCTGCCGTTCCTATTACGCTGGAAGAATTCAGTGCGAGACATATTCCTTTTAATTTCGACAGATACTGCAAACCTTTTATTAATGATCAGATTCTCTGGAAATATTTAGGCGAAAACAGCGGAAAAGCACTTGAGTTTGTCAATAACAACCAGAACGGAACCTATTCATTTAAAGAAGAATTCAATACACAGCGTAAATTAGCTGACTTTTTTAAGAAAAATCCACGAGGTCCGATTGAAGATCAGCTGATTTCTCTTTGTGCGAATGTTTTATTTTTAATTGAAGAACGAAACGGGCAGGTTGTTTATCATCCGAGATTTAATGTTTATAACACAGAATCGTATAAATATCTTTCGGATTGGGAGAAAAAATCCATCTATGACCTTTATCACGACTATTTCTTCAAAAGACAGGATCATCTTTGGTATGAAAAAGCGATGGAGAAACTTCCGATGATCCTTAATGCTACAGAAATGCTGATCTGCGGAGAAGATTTAGGCCTTGTTCCGGACTGTGTTCCTGTTGTGATGGATGAACTCGCGATTATAGCTTTAAAAGTTCAGAGAATGCCTTCGGATAATATTCCTTTTTATAATCCAAAAGATGCAGGTTATCTGAATGTTGTTACAGCTTCCTCACATGACAGTTCGACGTTGAGACAGTGGTGGAAAGAAGATCCTGCGCTTACACAGAAATATTTCAATCAGCAGTTGACACAGTATGGAAAAGCTCCTGAAGAACTGGATCCTCATTTAGCTGAAATTATAATGAAACAGCATCTTTATAATGATTCGATGCTGGCAATTTTCCCGATTCAGGAGTTTTTAGCAACGGATAAAAATCTTAGCAATCCTAAAATGGATAACGAAAGAATCAACAATCCTGCGGTTTTTCCCCATTACTGGAGGTACAGAATGCACCTTAATCTGGAAGATCTGAAGGAGCAGAAAGATTTCAATCAAAAAATAGCCTACTGGATTAAAGATAGCGGGAGAATATAA
- a CDS encoding T9SS type A sorting domain-containing protein, with amino-acid sequence MKKHLFPLFLLLMGANASAQQDFFALVGKDTQSIVFNDFRAIDGTSGTSGEQIFNADSSARVFSQSRNGAVTEDKNTYNNAQAVNMATLAYDSYNNNLIYMPMFSSNIYVLNAKTKEITLVENSVARVTSCDINSHVTRMTTGYDGNIYAINNSGTQFLQISRKGNQYVVNDLGIIKDDGSNGKNSFTTIETGFGGDMIADAENNFYVFSASGNVFKVSPKEMKAKFIGKIAGIPENYSVNGSAVNSKGKVVIASAKGAPLYEVDLATLQAKPLGGEQNLHIYDLASKYFANDKAVSNNAYANLDIYPTRVDEKYINVNVNDKAVKGNIKLNVFDLSGKNVMKQNLSVKDGSLNQQVYLKNLISGAYLVNITDESGKVLLNKKILVTE; translated from the coding sequence ATGAAAAAACATTTATTCCCTTTATTCCTGTTGTTGATGGGCGCAAACGCTTCGGCGCAGCAGGATTTTTTTGCTTTGGTAGGAAAAGATACACAAAGTATTGTTTTCAATGATTTCCGTGCCATCGACGGAACAAGCGGAACTTCCGGAGAACAGATTTTTAATGCAGATTCTTCTGCAAGAGTTTTCTCACAAAGCAGAAACGGCGCTGTAACCGAGGACAAGAATACCTACAATAATGCGCAGGCTGTAAATATGGCAACACTGGCTTATGATTCTTACAATAATAATCTGATCTATATGCCAATGTTTTCTTCCAATATTTATGTTTTAAATGCCAAAACAAAGGAAATTACATTGGTGGAAAACAGTGTTGCAAGAGTTACTTCATGTGACATCAATTCTCATGTAACGAGAATGACGACAGGCTACGACGGAAATATTTACGCGATCAACAATTCCGGGACACAATTTTTGCAGATCAGCAGAAAAGGAAATCAATATGTGGTTAACGACTTGGGAATCATCAAAGATGACGGTTCCAACGGAAAAAATTCTTTTACCACCATTGAAACGGGTTTCGGTGGAGATATGATTGCCGATGCAGAAAATAATTTCTATGTTTTTTCAGCTTCGGGAAATGTTTTCAAGGTTTCACCTAAAGAAATGAAGGCTAAATTCATAGGAAAAATTGCCGGAATTCCTGAAAATTATTCAGTAAACGGATCTGCCGTAAATTCAAAAGGAAAAGTAGTGATTGCAAGTGCAAAAGGTGCTCCTCTTTATGAAGTGGATCTAGCCACTTTACAGGCAAAACCGCTTGGAGGAGAACAGAATCTGCATATTTATGATTTGGCAAGTAAATATTTTGCTAATGATAAAGCCGTTTCTAATAATGCTTATGCCAATCTGGATATTTATCCGACAAGAGTGGATGAAAAGTATATTAATGTGAATGTAAATGACAAAGCCGTAAAAGGAAATATTAAACTGAATGTTTTCGATTTGTCAGGAAAAAATGTAATGAAGCAGAATTTATCTGTAAAAGACGGTTCTTTAAATCAACAGGTATATCTTAAAAATCTAATCAGCGGAGCTTATCTGGTAAACATTACCGACGAATCCGGAAAAGTATTATTAAACAAGAAAATTTTAGTAACAGAATAA
- the cysS gene encoding cysteine--tRNA ligase: MQLKIYNSLAGEKEIFKPILEGNVGMYVCGPTVYSNVHLGNVRTFLSFDFIYRSLIHLGYKVRYVRNITDAGHLTDDGDVNNDRFVKQTRLEKLEPMEIVQKYTVDFHKVLDMFNLLPPNIEPTATGHIVEQIELTQKLIERGFAYESNGSVYFDVLEYNSRGLNYGELSKRNIEELFANTRDLDGQGEKKNPQDFALWKKASPAHIMRWNSPWGEGFPGWHLECTAMSTKYLGETFDIHGGGMDLKFPHHECEIAQGKACNDASPVNYWMHANMLTMNSQRMSKSTGNYILPMQLVTGENDFFEKPFHPSIVRFCFLQAHYRSVLDISNDAMIASEKGYTRLMEAIKVLNSITPNDEKQSGFSLEEWKNKAYDALTDDFNSPVLIAHLFEAVKYIFALNDGKETVSTKDLDDLKSTLNALVFDVLGLQTIEENNNEKLDQTLKVLIELRNQARKSKNFELSDQIRDKLLAEGIELKDGRDGTSYVLN, from the coding sequence ATGCAACTAAAAATATACAACTCGCTTGCGGGAGAAAAAGAAATATTCAAACCGATTTTGGAAGGAAATGTAGGAATGTACGTTTGTGGACCGACCGTTTACAGCAATGTACACTTGGGAAATGTAAGAACCTTCCTTTCATTCGACTTCATTTACAGAAGCTTGATACATCTGGGTTATAAAGTTCGGTACGTAAGAAACATTACCGATGCAGGTCACCTTACCGACGACGGAGACGTGAATAACGACAGATTCGTTAAACAGACTCGTCTTGAAAAGCTTGAACCAATGGAAATCGTACAGAAATACACCGTCGATTTTCATAAAGTGTTGGATATGTTTAATTTGCTTCCTCCGAATATTGAACCGACTGCAACCGGTCATATCGTGGAACAGATTGAGCTGACTCAAAAATTAATTGAAAGAGGATTTGCTTACGAAAGCAACGGTTCTGTGTATTTCGATGTCTTGGAATACAACAGTAGAGGCTTGAATTATGGTGAACTTTCAAAAAGAAATATAGAAGAACTTTTTGCTAATACCCGAGATCTTGACGGACAGGGTGAAAAGAAAAATCCGCAGGATTTCGCATTGTGGAAAAAAGCTTCTCCGGCACATATCATGAGATGGAATTCGCCTTGGGGAGAAGGTTTTCCGGGATGGCATCTGGAATGTACTGCAATGAGTACAAAATATTTAGGAGAAACTTTCGATATTCACGGAGGCGGAATGGATCTTAAATTTCCGCACCATGAATGTGAAATCGCTCAGGGAAAAGCGTGCAATGATGCTTCTCCGGTAAATTACTGGATGCATGCCAATATGTTGACGATGAATTCCCAGCGTATGAGCAAATCCACCGGAAATTATATTTTGCCGATGCAGTTGGTGACAGGAGAAAACGATTTCTTCGAAAAACCTTTCCATCCATCCATCGTTCGTTTCTGCTTTTTGCAGGCACATTACAGAAGTGTTTTAGACATTTCAAATGATGCCATGATTGCGAGTGAAAAAGGATACACGAGATTGATGGAAGCCATTAAAGTACTGAACAGCATCACTCCGAATGACGAAAAACAATCAGGTTTCAGTCTTGAAGAGTGGAAGAATAAAGCCTATGATGCATTAACGGACGATTTCAATTCTCCGGTTTTAATTGCGCATTTATTTGAAGCGGTAAAATATATCTTTGCTTTAAATGACGGGAAGGAAACTGTTTCAACGAAAGATTTAGATGATCTAAAATCCACTTTAAATGCTTTGGTTTTCGACGTTTTGGGACTTCAGACAATTGAGGAAAACAACAATGAAAAACTGGATCAGACCCTGAAGGTTTTAATTGAACTGAGAAATCAGGCAAGAAAATCAAAAAATTTCGAACTTTCCGATCAGATTCGCGATAAGCTTCTTGCTGAAGGTATCGAACTGAAAGACGGAAGAGACGGAACTTCTTATGTTTTGAATTAG
- a CDS encoding DinB family protein, with amino-acid sequence MNYQILKNIVEEELLRFAEIYEGDWAYKISPEKWSKKEILGHLCDSALSNIRRFVVTQYKENENIVYDQDFWVKAQNYQNIPTSDIISLWKFLNLQIVNVVENIKDEDLQRTCNITKTEPQIFTLEFIINDYISHLQHHLKAI; translated from the coding sequence ATGAACTATCAGATTCTCAAAAATATTGTAGAGGAAGAACTTCTTAGATTTGCAGAAATCTATGAAGGAGACTGGGCATATAAAATTTCACCTGAAAAATGGTCGAAAAAAGAAATTTTAGGTCATCTTTGTGACAGTGCTTTATCCAATATAAGAAGATTTGTAGTCACTCAATATAAAGAAAATGAGAATATTGTCTATGATCAGGATTTTTGGGTAAAAGCCCAGAATTATCAGAATATTCCAACGTCGGATATCATTAGTCTTTGGAAATTTCTGAACCTTCAGATTGTAAATGTGGTTGAGAATATAAAGGACGAAGATTTACAGAGAACCTGTAACATAACGAAGACAGAACCTCAGATTTTTACCTTGGAATTCATCATTAATGATTATATTAGTCATTTACAACATCACTTAAAAGCTATTTAA
- the folE gene encoding GTP cyclohydrolase I FolE translates to MVDFTDNDDDIFTGKEHTPIREDAFDKSPEEKIEKITELFGEIMETLGLDMTDDSLKDSPKRVAKMYVNEIFGGLLPENKPGISTFSNKYKYRQMLVEKDITVYSFCEHHFLPIIGRAHVAYISNGEVIGLSKINRIVDYYAKRPQVQERLTMQIVNALKEALGTKDVACIIDAKHLCVNCRGIKDTASSTITAELSGIFRTNPITRQEFLHYVGSHAKLD, encoded by the coding sequence ATGGTTGATTTTACGGATAACGACGATGATATTTTCACAGGAAAAGAACATACGCCTATAAGGGAAGATGCTTTTGATAAATCACCGGAAGAAAAAATAGAAAAAATTACCGAACTGTTTGGGGAGATCATGGAAACGCTTGGTTTAGACATGACCGACGATTCTCTGAAAGACTCTCCGAAACGTGTTGCCAAAATGTATGTGAATGAAATTTTCGGAGGACTTCTTCCTGAAAACAAACCGGGAATTTCTACATTTTCAAATAAATACAAATACCGCCAGATGTTGGTGGAAAAAGATATCACCGTTTATTCATTTTGTGAACATCATTTCCTGCCGATTATCGGGAGAGCGCATGTTGCTTACATTTCGAACGGAGAAGTAATCGGTCTTTCAAAAATCAACAGGATTGTGGATTATTATGCAAAAAGACCACAGGTTCAGGAAAGACTCACCATGCAGATTGTAAACGCTTTAAAAGAAGCTTTAGGAACAAAAGACGTTGCCTGCATCATCGATGCAAAACACCTTTGCGTTAATTGCAGAGGAATAAAAGATACCGCAAGTTCTACCATTACCGCAGAATTAAGCGGAATTTTCAGAACCAATCCTATCACAAGACAAGAGTTCCTGCATTATGTGGGAAGCCATGCGAAATTGGATTAA
- the metF gene encoding methylenetetrahydrofolate reductase [NAD(P)H] encodes MKITDHIKNANGKTLFSLEVVPPQKGIGIEDLYKNIDPLMEFKPPFIDVTTSREEYIYIDKGNGLMERRITRMRPGTLGICASIQHKYNVDTVPHLLCGGFTKEETEYLLVDCMYLGIDNVMALRGDAMKGHQYFEPTQGGHGSAMELVHQINDLGRGKYLHNQDEICDEHNKFCIGVAGYPEKHMEAPSMNYDLKWLKQKVDAGADYIVTQMFFDNKKFIEFVQKAREMGITVPIIPGIKPIATKKHLKVLPQIFKIDLPEDLINEVENAKNNEAVKQIGIEWAIAQCRELLEFGVPVLHFYSMGKSDNIKKVAGALF; translated from the coding sequence ATGAAAATCACAGACCATATAAAAAACGCAAACGGAAAAACGTTATTCTCCCTCGAAGTTGTTCCGCCACAAAAAGGAATCGGAATCGAAGATCTGTATAAAAATATTGACCCTTTGATGGAATTTAAACCGCCATTCATCGACGTTACGACTTCACGAGAAGAATATATTTACATCGACAAAGGAAACGGATTAATGGAACGCAGAATTACCCGAATGCGTCCCGGAACGTTGGGGATTTGTGCCTCTATTCAACATAAATACAATGTAGATACTGTTCCGCATCTGCTTTGCGGAGGTTTTACAAAAGAAGAAACAGAATATCTTCTCGTAGACTGTATGTATCTCGGAATCGATAACGTGATGGCTCTCAGAGGCGATGCGATGAAAGGACATCAGTATTTTGAGCCAACTCAGGGTGGTCACGGAAGTGCAATGGAACTGGTTCACCAGATTAATGATCTGGGAAGAGGAAAATATCTCCATAATCAGGATGAAATTTGTGATGAGCATAATAAATTCTGCATCGGTGTTGCTGGTTATCCCGAAAAGCATATGGAAGCGCCATCCATGAATTATGATCTTAAATGGCTGAAACAAAAAGTGGATGCAGGAGCAGATTATATCGTGACCCAAATGTTTTTCGACAATAAAAAATTCATTGAATTCGTTCAGAAAGCCAGAGAAATGGGAATCACGGTTCCTATTATCCCGGGAATTAAACCAATTGCTACGAAAAAGCATTTAAAGGTTTTACCTCAGATTTTTAAAATTGATCTTCCGGAAGATTTAATTAATGAAGTGGAGAATGCCAAAAACAACGAAGCCGTAAAACAAATCGGAATCGAATGGGCAATCGCACAGTGCAGAGAACTGCTGGAATTCGGAGTTCCTGTTCTGCATTTTTATTCGATGGGGAAGAGTGATAATATTAAAAAAGTAGCCGGAGCGCTATTCTAA
- a CDS encoding T9SS type A sorting domain-containing protein, which yields MKKILFLMMLTNLVRAQIIYSADISNYQAGQSLLGQYGWSEVPYLSTYNNHMQVENFPMSYLNYGSTNKALHYVSNLNTPSQIFANNTTTTEANYYFAFLLNVQSAIITDQVTSLDFVQLHSGNNLVFRIMTSGTGNGYQIRFGKMDTEVAPTVLNFNQTYLLVFKYSQNSASLSDDNISLFINPDVSLNEPLPHYTNYSGSDVNSSLAINKIYLTQNNATYNGFKAYISQPKICMNWNDLKNLQTLAVNDNKRSENEFRIIENPIKNNILKIKSPDGISDYNIDIYDISGKKIMNNIKMKSEIDISNLKEGEYFLKILEKQEKTLKFLKVR from the coding sequence ATGAAAAAAATATTATTTCTAATGATGCTTACTAATCTTGTTAGAGCACAAATTATTTATTCAGCAGATATTTCAAATTACCAAGCCGGACAAAGTTTGTTAGGACAATATGGATGGAGTGAAGTACCGTATTTAAGTACATATAATAATCATATGCAGGTGGAAAACTTTCCAATGAGTTATTTGAATTATGGAAGTACAAATAAAGCATTACATTATGTTTCTAATCTAAATACGCCATCACAAATATTTGCAAATAACACAACTACTACAGAAGCAAACTACTATTTTGCCTTCTTATTAAACGTACAAAGTGCAATTATAACAGATCAAGTTACATCATTGGATTTTGTTCAATTACATTCAGGAAATAATCTTGTATTTAGAATAATGACTTCCGGAACTGGAAACGGATATCAAATAAGATTTGGAAAAATGGATACAGAAGTGGCTCCTACGGTTCTTAATTTTAATCAAACCTATTTATTGGTTTTTAAATATTCACAAAATTCCGCAAGTTTATCAGATGATAATATTTCATTGTTTATTAATCCGGATGTAAGCTTAAATGAACCGCTTCCTCATTATACAAACTATTCAGGAAGTGATGTTAATTCTTCATTGGCAATAAACAAAATTTATTTAACACAAAATAATGCAACTTATAATGGATTTAAGGCTTATATATCTCAGCCTAAAATTTGTATGAATTGGAATGACCTGAAAAATTTACAGACTTTAGCGGTTAATGATAACAAAAGGAGTGAAAATGAGTTTCGTATTATTGAAAATCCTATAAAAAATAATATCCTTAAAATTAAATCTCCGGATGGTATTTCAGATTATAATATTGATATTTATGATATTTCAGGAAAAAAAATAATGAATAACATAAAAATGAAATCTGAAATAGATATCTCTAATCTAAAAGAAGGTGAATACTTTCTTAAAATTTTAGAAAAACAAGAAAAAACTTTAAAATTTCTAAAAGTCAGATAA